From one Streptomyces sp. N50 genomic stretch:
- a CDS encoding peptidoglycan-binding protein: protein METPVFEEFDPASDCDCPGCADRRRLQPHSPTGRTGGHPAAQRVLLVAAAASATLAAGHAVPAAAAPHAPARPGVPAGDTGDEPATPQGGKAPLHGPSGKPAKPAGAVKAPTTTRAEIINRAKTWIAAQVPYSMNAYWSDGYRQDCSGFVSMAWGLPGNEWTGSLDQYGVRITKDELEPGDILLFHNLANPEKGSHVVIFGGWADYTHTYYIALEETPSHARRQSTPYAYWSHSDSYVPYRYKGVTGGTEGVTPVTPAVPVTPVDAGKANTPYPGAASFGPGANNQYVTQLGTMLVARGAGSYYTSGPGPRWSDADRRATQAFQLAQGWTGADADGLPGPQTWQLLVTGKGKNVGGTAAVGAAGPPAPSSHGVPGYPGKAMFRLGATNKYVTELGKQLVKKGFGKYYTTGPGPRWGEPDRRNVEAFQRAQGWRGGAADGYPGPETWRRLFS from the coding sequence ATGGAGACTCCGGTATTCGAGGAATTCGATCCCGCGAGCGATTGCGACTGCCCCGGATGTGCTGACCGGCGGCGCCTCCAGCCGCATTCCCCGACCGGCCGCACCGGCGGCCACCCCGCCGCCCAGCGGGTCCTCCTCGTGGCGGCCGCGGCGTCCGCCACCCTCGCCGCCGGGCACGCCGTACCGGCCGCTGCCGCTCCCCACGCTCCGGCCCGCCCCGGCGTTCCCGCAGGTGACACGGGTGACGAACCCGCGACCCCGCAGGGCGGCAAGGCCCCGCTGCACGGCCCGAGCGGGAAACCGGCGAAGCCGGCCGGTGCGGTCAAGGCGCCCACGACCACCCGCGCGGAGATCATCAATCGGGCCAAGACCTGGATCGCGGCGCAGGTGCCGTACAGCATGAACGCGTACTGGTCGGACGGTTACCGGCAGGACTGCTCGGGGTTCGTCTCGATGGCCTGGGGACTGCCGGGGAACGAATGGACCGGGAGTCTCGACCAGTACGGGGTGCGTATTACCAAGGACGAACTGGAGCCCGGCGACATTCTCCTGTTCCACAATCTCGCGAACCCCGAGAAAGGCTCGCACGTCGTCATTTTCGGCGGCTGGGCCGACTACACGCACACCTACTACATCGCCCTGGAGGAGACCCCCTCGCACGCCCGCCGCCAGTCCACGCCGTACGCCTACTGGAGCCACTCGGACAGCTATGTGCCCTACCGCTACAAGGGCGTGACGGGCGGTACGGAAGGGGTGACCCCCGTGACCCCCGCGGTTCCGGTGACCCCGGTGGACGCCGGCAAGGCGAATACGCCGTACCCGGGAGCGGCGTCTTTCGGCCCCGGCGCCAACAACCAGTACGTCACCCAGCTCGGCACGATGCTCGTCGCCCGGGGCGCGGGCTCGTACTACACCTCGGGTCCGGGCCCGCGCTGGTCGGACGCGGACCGGCGGGCCACCCAGGCGTTCCAGCTCGCCCAGGGCTGGACCGGCGCGGACGCGGACGGCCTGCCCGGCCCGCAGACCTGGCAACTGCTCGTCACCGGCAAGGGCAAGAACGTCGGCGGCACGGCGGCCGTGGGAGCGGCGGGCCCGCCGGCACCCTCCTCCCACGGCGTGCCCGGCTACCCGGGCAAGGCCATGTTCCGCCTCGGCGCGACCAACAAGTACGTCACCGAACTGGGAAAGCAGCTGGTCAAGAAGGGCTTCGGCAAGTACTACACGACGGGCCCGGGACCGCGCTGGGGCGAGCCGGACCGGCGCAACGTCGAGGCCTTCCAGCGCGCCCAGGGCTGGCGCGGCGGCGCGGCGGACGGCTACCCGGGCCCGGAGACCTGGCGCCGCCTCTTCTCGTAA
- a CDS encoding FadR/GntR family transcriptional regulator, with amino-acid sequence MTARDLQERIKKLILDRRLSSGAPLPTEPELMVFLGASRNSVREALKALQAMGIVEIRHGFGTYVGPMSLAPMVEGLAFRTVVGHYRGEDSLLQLLELREAVESGLVARLAGRLPERDLVELDALVRQMEREAAEGIGLAATDRAFHATLYRGLDNALLSEVLEAFWDAFHRVHTDLAAGPQDPGVTCRQHRAILDAVRSGDAKRAENAIREHFDNVRTRLSTTAPHDPHTRPNERV; translated from the coding sequence ATGACAGCCCGTGACCTGCAGGAGCGGATCAAGAAGCTCATCCTCGACCGTCGGCTGTCCTCCGGGGCCCCGCTGCCGACCGAGCCCGAGCTGATGGTGTTTCTCGGTGCGAGCCGGAACTCGGTGCGCGAGGCGCTCAAGGCGCTGCAGGCGATGGGGATCGTCGAGATCCGGCACGGCTTCGGGACGTACGTCGGCCCGATGTCGCTCGCGCCGATGGTCGAGGGGCTCGCGTTCCGCACGGTCGTCGGGCACTACCGCGGCGAGGACAGCCTGCTGCAGCTGCTCGAACTGCGGGAGGCGGTGGAGTCGGGGCTCGTCGCCCGGCTCGCGGGGCGGCTGCCCGAGCGGGACCTCGTCGAACTCGACGCGCTGGTACGGCAGATGGAGCGGGAGGCCGCCGAGGGGATCGGGCTCGCGGCCACCGACCGCGCCTTTCACGCGACCCTGTACCGGGGTCTGGACAACGCGCTGCTGAGCGAGGTCCTGGAGGCGTTCTGGGACGCCTTCCACCGCGTGCACACCGATCTCGCGGCCGGCCCGCAGGACCCCGGGGTCACCTGCCGCCAGCACCGGGCGATCCTCGACGCGGTCCGGTCCGGGGATGCGAAACGTGCCGAGAACGCCATAAGAGAGCACTTCGACAACGTGCGCACAAGACTGTCCACAACGGCTCCACATGATCCCCACACGCGCCCCAATGAACGCGTATGA
- a CDS encoding glycosyltransferase family 2 protein yields the protein MTSTPTGARHNLDPSQTQTTELRVPGHRTAGLHRMKSTLPRYDYEHYSRLAGPLTQPEPGKPYKVQYRSLLSQETHRLRAALMLGAAPLLSLILLGWLMQPEHWTQRDYPAYDFLPALDIVMLVAIGLIEFFRCMNVLSNAHATLVARDPVPVVPQTGTRVAFITTFVPGKEPLEMVTKTLEAAVRLRHRGLLHVWLLDEGDDPEVKAVCGRLGVHHFTRKGVEKWNRPKGAHRAKTKHGNYNAWLEAHGDAYDYFASVDTDHVPLPNYLERMLGFFRDPDVGFVIGPQVYGNYEGPVTKAAESQQFLFHALIQRAGNRYGSPMFVGTSNAVRITALRQIGGLYDSITEDMATGFEMHRAKNPVTGKKWKSVYTPDVLAVGEGPSAWTDFFTQQLRWSRGTYETILKQYWKGFFSMPPGKFFNYTMMIIFYPMSALNWILAALSCALFLGMGASGVNIDPTVWLMLYGNASALQIGLYIWNRRHNVSPHEPEGSGGVAGMVMSALSAPIYARSLLDAVLRRKSGFVVTPKGDSASPDTLFGTFRVHWFFILIFAGSLVAGFENGHSHPAMITWATFALLITASPILAWRYMLRQERKRPPVVPAAPTVPQQKPSWAASGGTGEQTMQIALGGAGGRKE from the coding sequence ATGACGTCGACGCCGACGGGCGCCCGGCACAATCTAGACCCGTCACAAACACAAACAACCGAGCTCAGAGTCCCGGGACACCGGACCGCCGGTCTCCACCGGATGAAGAGCACACTTCCTAGATACGACTACGAGCACTACAGCCGCCTGGCGGGACCCCTCACGCAGCCCGAGCCGGGCAAGCCGTACAAGGTCCAGTACCGGTCGCTGCTGTCGCAGGAGACGCACCGCCTGCGCGCCGCCCTCATGCTGGGCGCGGCGCCGCTGCTCTCCCTGATCCTGCTGGGCTGGCTGATGCAGCCCGAGCACTGGACCCAACGCGACTATCCCGCCTACGACTTCCTGCCCGCGCTGGACATCGTGATGCTGGTCGCGATCGGCCTGATCGAGTTCTTCCGCTGCATGAACGTGCTGTCCAACGCGCACGCCACGCTGGTCGCCCGCGACCCGGTCCCGGTGGTGCCCCAGACCGGCACGAGAGTCGCCTTCATCACGACGTTCGTGCCCGGCAAGGAGCCCCTGGAGATGGTCACCAAGACCTTGGAGGCGGCCGTACGGCTGCGCCACCGGGGGCTGTTGCATGTGTGGCTGCTGGACGAGGGCGACGACCCCGAGGTCAAGGCGGTGTGCGGGCGGCTCGGCGTACATCACTTCACCCGCAAGGGAGTTGAGAAGTGGAACCGCCCCAAGGGCGCGCACCGGGCCAAGACCAAGCACGGCAACTACAACGCCTGGCTGGAGGCGCACGGCGACGCGTACGACTACTTCGCCTCCGTCGACACCGACCATGTGCCGCTGCCCAACTACCTGGAGCGGATGCTGGGTTTCTTCCGCGACCCGGACGTCGGCTTCGTCATCGGCCCCCAGGTGTACGGCAATTACGAGGGCCCGGTCACCAAGGCGGCCGAGTCGCAGCAGTTCCTCTTCCACGCGCTGATCCAGCGGGCCGGCAACCGCTACGGCTCGCCGATGTTCGTCGGCACGTCGAACGCCGTACGGATCACGGCACTTCGGCAGATCGGCGGCCTGTACGACTCGATCACCGAGGACATGGCGACCGGCTTCGAGATGCACCGGGCGAAGAACCCGGTCACCGGGAAGAAGTGGAAGTCGGTCTACACGCCGGACGTGCTCGCGGTCGGCGAGGGGCCCAGCGCCTGGACGGACTTCTTCACGCAGCAACTCCGGTGGTCGCGGGGGACGTACGAGACGATCCTCAAGCAGTACTGGAAGGGCTTCTTCTCGATGCCTCCGGGGAAGTTCTTCAACTACACGATGATGATCATCTTCTACCCGATGTCGGCCCTCAACTGGATACTGGCGGCGCTGAGTTGCGCCCTGTTCCTGGGGATGGGCGCCTCGGGCGTGAACATCGACCCGACGGTGTGGCTGATGCTCTACGGCAATGCGTCCGCGCTGCAGATCGGGCTGTACATCTGGAACCGGCGGCACAACGTCTCGCCGCACGAGCCGGAGGGGTCGGGCGGGGTCGCGGGCATGGTGATGTCGGCGCTGTCGGCGCCGATATACGCGCGCTCGCTGCTGGACGCCGTGCTGCGCCGCAAGAGCGGGTTCGTGGTCACGCCCAAGGGTGACTCGGCCAGCCCCGACACGCTGTTCGGGACGTTCCGGGTGCACTGGTTCTTCATCCTGATCTTCGCCGGGTCGCTGGTGGCGGGGTTCGAGAACGGGCACTCCCATCCGGCGATGATCACCTGGGCGACGTTCGCGCTGCTGATCACCGCGTCGCCGATCCTGGCGTGGCGGTACATGCTGCGGCAGGAGCGGAAGAGGCCTCCCGTCGTCCCCGCCGCCCCCACCGTCCCGCAGCAGAAGCCCAGTTGGGCGGCCTCCGGCGGCACGGGCGAGCAGACCATGCAGATCGCGCTCGGTGGGGCGGGGGGTCGTAAGGAATGA
- a CDS encoding kelch motif-containing protein, which translates to MKEAGRRRARRLAISTVVVLALAGMNGPWLYRFGTERYHQYVINKPEYKADNGHWDIIQFPKEYRQDTIHAVLLHTGKVLLVAGSGNNQDNFNAKKFESRIWDPVKGTIKKVPTPADLFCTGHTQLANGNILIAGGTKKYEKLKGDVKKAGGVMILYNENPDKPMTLPQGTRFTGKANGKSFVSTDSALIPRATKVFDKNTGKFLRNNPGYARVVVEAPKEGTKYETGAQDNYRIQGLTGADERNTYGIGNKFGLDKRDFEGIKNAYEFDPVAEKYIKVDPMNEARWYPTLTTLSDGKVLSVSGLDDIGQLVPGKNEVFDPATKKWTYTKTKRQFPTYPALFLMENGKLFYSGSNAGYGPANVGRDPGIWDVDTNSFTKVPGISDPNMLETSATVLLAPAQDEKYMVIGGGGVGESKLSTNKTRLVDLKDADPKFVDGPSLEKGTRYPQTSILPDDTVLVSGGSEDYRGRGESDILQARLYHPDTNTFEEVADPLVGRNYHSGSILLPDGRVMFFGSNPLYADKADTKPGVFEQRIEIYTPPYLYRDSRPDLSGGPGAIARGASGTFVSAHASSIKKVRLIRPSASTHVTDVDQRSVALDFKTAGDKVTVTVPGDRNLVQSGWYMLFVDDDQGTPSKAVWVKVP; encoded by the coding sequence ATGAAGGAAGCCGGCCGGCGCCGTGCCCGTCGACTCGCGATCAGCACGGTGGTCGTACTCGCCCTGGCCGGGATGAACGGGCCCTGGCTGTACAGATTCGGGACCGAGAGATACCACCAGTACGTCATCAACAAGCCCGAGTACAAGGCCGACAACGGGCATTGGGACATCATCCAGTTCCCCAAGGAGTACCGGCAGGACACCATTCACGCGGTGCTGCTGCACACCGGGAAGGTGCTGCTCGTCGCGGGCTCGGGGAACAACCAGGACAACTTCAACGCGAAGAAGTTCGAGTCGCGGATCTGGGACCCGGTGAAGGGGACCATCAAGAAGGTACCGACCCCTGCCGATCTGTTCTGCACGGGGCACACCCAACTCGCCAACGGGAACATCCTCATCGCGGGCGGCACCAAGAAGTACGAGAAGCTGAAGGGGGACGTCAAGAAGGCGGGTGGCGTCATGATTCTCTACAACGAGAATCCCGACAAGCCGATGACGTTGCCTCAGGGGACGAGGTTCACGGGTAAGGCGAACGGCAAGTCGTTCGTGTCGACCGATTCGGCGCTGATCCCGCGTGCGACCAAGGTGTTCGACAAGAACACCGGCAAGTTCCTGCGGAACAACCCCGGTTACGCCCGGGTCGTCGTCGAGGCACCGAAGGAAGGCACCAAGTACGAGACCGGGGCCCAGGACAACTACCGGATCCAGGGGTTGACCGGCGCCGACGAGCGCAACACGTACGGCATCGGGAACAAGTTCGGGCTGGACAAGCGGGACTTCGAGGGGATCAAGAACGCGTACGAGTTCGATCCGGTCGCCGAGAAGTACATCAAGGTCGATCCGATGAACGAGGCTCGGTGGTATCCGACGTTGACGACCTTGAGCGATGGGAAAGTGCTCAGTGTCTCCGGGCTCGATGACATCGGGCAGTTGGTGCCGGGGAAGAACGAGGTCTTTGATCCGGCGACGAAGAAGTGGACGTACACGAAGACCAAGCGGCAGTTTCCTACGTATCCCGCGCTGTTCCTGATGGAGAACGGGAAGTTGTTCTACTCGGGGTCCAACGCGGGGTACGGGCCGGCCAACGTGGGGCGGGATCCGGGTATTTGGGACGTCGACACCAACTCGTTCACCAAGGTGCCGGGGATCAGTGATCCGAACATGCTGGAGACCTCGGCGACCGTGTTGTTGGCGCCGGCTCAGGACGAGAAGTACATGGTCATTGGGGGTGGGGGTGTTGGGGAGTCCAAGCTCTCCACCAACAAGACGCGGCTCGTCGATCTGAAGGACGCCGATCCCAAGTTCGTGGACGGGCCCTCGTTGGAGAAGGGGACCCGGTATCCGCAGACCTCGATCCTGCCTGATGACACGGTGCTGGTGTCGGGTGGGTCCGAGGATTATCGGGGACGTGGTGAGTCCGATATTTTGCAGGCTCGGCTGTATCACCCGGATACGAACACGTTCGAGGAGGTCGCCGATCCGCTGGTCGGGCGGAACTATCACTCCGGGTCGATTCTGTTGCCGGACGGGCGGGTGATGTTCTTCGGGTCGAATCCGTTGTATGCGGACAAGGCGGATACGAAGCCGGGGGTTTTTGAGCAGCGGATCGAGATTTATACGCCGCCGTATCTTTACCGGGATTCTCGGCCAGATCTTTCTGGGGGGCCGGGGGCTATCGCTCGGGGGGCTTCGGGGACGTTCGTCTCGGCGCATGCTTCTTCGATCAAGAAGGTGCGGTTGATTCGGCCCAGTGCGTCTACGCATGTGACGGATGTTGATCAGCGGTCTGTTGCCCTGGACTTCAAGACTGCTGGGGACAAGGTCACGGTTACTGTGCCGGGGGATCGGAATCTGGTGCAGTCGGGGTGGTACATGCTGTTTGTGGATGATGATCAGGGGACGCCTAGTAAGGCGGTGTGGGTGAAGGTGCCGTAG
- a CDS encoding glycoside hydrolase family 6 protein, which translates to MYGSQGTPVSFGTRTSALVLGAALLMAGCSSSGDGDGKPDVNAKVTQQPDGSDPIWVNPDTNAARQLATYVDAGKTAEAEQIRKIAEQPTGEWIGAENPKAEAQGFTEAADQAGRTALLVLYNIPHRDCGQYSQGGAGDGDAYRAWIDAVAQGIATRSATLILEPDALLHLVDGCTPPQFQAERYDLLAYAITKLKSLKNTKVYLDAGNAGWGHPDEIYQPLERAGIAKADGFAVNVSNFYSTKDSIAYGKQLSSKVGNKHFVIDTSRNGNGPYTSGDPDENWCNPPGRALGETPTTKTADPLVDAYLWIKRPGESDGECKGGPKAGDWWPTYALKLAQASTP; encoded by the coding sequence ATGTACGGCAGCCAGGGGACCCCGGTCTCCTTCGGCACACGGACGTCGGCGCTGGTCCTGGGGGCGGCACTGCTGATGGCGGGGTGCTCCTCCTCCGGGGACGGAGACGGGAAACCCGACGTGAACGCGAAGGTCACCCAACAGCCCGACGGATCCGACCCGATCTGGGTCAACCCGGACACCAACGCGGCCCGCCAGCTGGCCACTTACGTCGACGCGGGCAAGACGGCGGAAGCCGAGCAGATCAGAAAGATCGCGGAACAACCCACCGGCGAATGGATCGGCGCGGAGAACCCCAAGGCGGAGGCCCAGGGCTTCACCGAGGCTGCCGACCAGGCCGGCCGCACCGCCCTCCTGGTCCTCTACAACATCCCGCACCGCGACTGCGGCCAGTACTCCCAGGGCGGCGCGGGCGACGGCGACGCGTACCGGGCGTGGATCGACGCGGTGGCCCAGGGCATCGCGACCCGCTCGGCGACGCTGATCCTGGAACCGGACGCCCTCCTCCACCTGGTGGACGGCTGCACTCCGCCCCAATTCCAGGCGGAGCGCTACGACTTGCTCGCCTACGCGATCACCAAGCTCAAGTCCCTGAAGAACACGAAGGTCTACCTGGACGCCGGAAACGCGGGCTGGGGCCACCCCGACGAGATCTACCAGCCCCTCGAACGAGCAGGCATCGCCAAGGCCGACGGCTTCGCGGTCAACGTCTCCAACTTCTACTCCACCAAGGACTCCATCGCCTACGGCAAGCAACTCTCGTCCAAAGTCGGCAACAAACACTTCGTCATCGACACCAGCCGCAACGGCAACGGCCCCTACACGTCCGGCGACCCAGACGAGAACTGGTGCAACCCCCCGGGCCGAGCCCTGGGCGAAACCCCCACAACGAAGACCGCAGACCCCCTGGTGGACGCCTACTTGTGGATCAAACGCCCGGGTGAGTCGGACGGCGAGTGCAAGGGCGGCCCCAAGGCGGGCGATTGGTGGCCAACCTACGCTTTGAAACTAGCGCAAGCCTCAACCCCCTAA
- a CDS encoding ANTAR domain-containing protein yields the protein MHHTTREGRFAAALVEAADTLTETFDTGDHLRRVAERCVELLSAWAAGIVLIDGGEAVALGGSASGGREEAALELLAAQRDGGPCLESHGSGRPVPPVSIGVAHAAARWPEFTERALRHGVVATFAVPVRRRGTRFGALNVFATALPNCASDSWRSELVVARALADAVALGLENHRAYDRSRSLAGQLQEALSSRVRIEQAKGMLAERWQVGTDEAFTALRGHARRRRMSLDRVARAVIEGGPVDRL from the coding sequence ATGCACCACACGACCCGGGAGGGCCGGTTCGCCGCGGCGCTGGTGGAGGCTGCCGACACCCTGACGGAGACCTTCGACACCGGGGACCATCTGCGGCGGGTGGCCGAGCGTTGCGTGGAGCTGCTGTCCGCCTGGGCCGCCGGGATCGTCTTGATCGACGGTGGTGAGGCGGTGGCGCTGGGCGGGAGCGCGTCCGGCGGTCGGGAAGAGGCGGCGCTCGAACTGCTCGCCGCTCAGCGCGACGGCGGGCCCTGTCTGGAGAGTCACGGTTCCGGGCGGCCCGTACCGCCGGTGTCGATCGGCGTGGCCCATGCGGCCGCCCGCTGGCCGGAGTTCACCGAGCGGGCCCTGCGGCACGGTGTCGTGGCGACCTTCGCGGTGCCGGTGCGGCGGCGGGGCACGCGGTTCGGCGCGCTCAACGTGTTCGCGACGGCGCTGCCCAACTGCGCCTCGGACAGCTGGCGTTCGGAGCTGGTGGTGGCGCGGGCGCTCGCCGACGCCGTCGCCCTGGGGCTGGAGAATCACCGCGCGTACGACCGATCCCGTTCCCTGGCGGGGCAGTTGCAGGAGGCCTTGTCGAGCCGGGTGCGGATCGAGCAGGCCAAGGGGATGCTCGCCGAGCGCTGGCAGGTCGGTACCGACGAGGCGTTCACCGCGCTGCGCGGGCATGCGCGGCGGCGCCGGATGTCGCTGGACCGGGTCGCGCGGGCGGTGATCGAGGGGGGACCCGTGGACCGACTGTGA
- a CDS encoding class F sortase, with the protein MFDHDGPAEHERSSGTGRLLTGVAWAVLLLGLWLWGQDLTDIRLGISAPTTGDVAAVGRPPEAELPPAAKPLGNALPQRIDIPQLAVQAPVVARGLDTQGAIDPPPFDQAAVVGWYGSGVRPGAVGTALMVGHVDTETRPAVFYKLSTLRPGGTIRVIRDDGKVAEFTVDDVRVLTRAHFDAQQAYGTRQSGRAELRLITCGGTFDRVGRSYTANVIVSAYLTGTGTGL; encoded by the coding sequence ATGTTCGATCACGACGGGCCCGCCGAGCACGAGCGTTCCTCCGGCACCGGACGGCTGCTGACCGGGGTCGCCTGGGCCGTGCTGCTGCTCGGACTCTGGCTGTGGGGACAGGACCTGACCGACATCCGGCTGGGCATATCCGCGCCGACGACCGGTGACGTGGCGGCGGTCGGACGCCCCCCGGAGGCCGAACTCCCGCCCGCCGCCAAGCCGTTGGGCAACGCGCTGCCGCAGCGCATCGACATCCCCCAACTCGCCGTCCAGGCACCGGTGGTGGCCCGCGGCCTCGACACCCAGGGCGCGATCGACCCACCGCCGTTCGACCAGGCGGCCGTGGTCGGCTGGTACGGGAGCGGAGTACGGCCCGGAGCCGTCGGAACGGCCCTGATGGTCGGGCACGTCGACACCGAGACCCGGCCCGCCGTCTTCTACAAGCTCAGCACGCTCCGCCCGGGCGGCACGATCCGGGTGATCCGCGACGACGGCAAGGTCGCCGAGTTCACCGTCGACGACGTCCGCGTCCTGACCCGCGCGCACTTCGACGCCCAACAGGCCTACGGCACCCGGCAGTCGGGCCGCGCCGAACTCCGTCTCATCACCTGCGGAGGCACTTTCGACCGCGTCGGCCGCAGCTACACGGCGAACGTGATCGTGTCCGCCTATCTCACCGGAACCGGCACCGGACTCTGA
- a CDS encoding HAD-IIA family hydrolase, giving the protein MTERKPIESWLTDMDGVLMHEGVPVPGAEAFIKTLREKGRPFLVLTNNSIYTARDLHARLSRIGLDVPVENIWTSALATAAFLDNQHPGGTAYVIGEAGLTTALHDAGYVLTDSDPDFVILGETRTYSFEALTKAIRLINDGARFIATNPDNTGPSPEGALPATGSVAALITKATGKEPYFVGKPNPLMMRSALNTIGAHSETSAMIGDRMDTDVLAGLEAGMETFLVLTGLTTRGDVERYPYRPTTVVESIADLVDLI; this is encoded by the coding sequence ATGACAGAGCGCAAGCCCATCGAATCGTGGCTCACCGACATGGACGGGGTGCTGATGCACGAGGGCGTCCCGGTGCCCGGCGCGGAGGCGTTCATCAAGACGCTGCGGGAGAAGGGACGTCCGTTCCTGGTCCTCACCAACAACTCGATCTACACCGCGCGCGACCTGCACGCCCGCCTCAGCCGGATCGGTCTCGACGTCCCGGTGGAGAACATCTGGACCTCGGCGCTGGCCACCGCCGCCTTCCTGGACAACCAGCACCCCGGCGGCACCGCCTACGTCATCGGCGAGGCCGGCCTGACGACGGCGCTGCACGACGCGGGATATGTGCTGACCGACTCCGACCCGGACTTCGTGATCCTGGGCGAGACCCGGACGTACTCCTTCGAGGCCCTGACCAAGGCGATCCGGCTGATCAACGACGGGGCCCGGTTCATCGCGACCAACCCCGACAACACCGGCCCCTCGCCCGAGGGCGCCCTGCCGGCCACCGGGTCGGTGGCCGCGCTGATCACCAAGGCGACCGGCAAGGAGCCCTACTTCGTCGGCAAGCCGAACCCGCTGATGATGCGGTCGGCGCTCAACACCATCGGCGCGCACTCGGAGACCAGCGCGATGATCGGCGACCGCATGGACACGGACGTGCTGGCCGGGCTGGAGGCCGGGATGGAGACCTTCCTCGTCCTCACCGGGCTGACGACCAGGGGAGATGTGGAGCGCTATCCCTACCGCCCTACGACGGTCGTGGAGTCCATCGCGGACCTGGTCGACCTGATCTGA
- a CDS encoding 2-aminoethylphosphonate ABC transporter substrate-binding protein, whose protein sequence is MPRNAVKIAVAVSLCATPLLTACGGTSAASDAKVVTVYSADGLKGENGDGWYDQVFKDFEKQTGIKVEYVEGGSGEMVQRAVREKSNPQADVLVTLPPFIQQADSKGLLQKYTPAGADQVSGADKAGDGTWTSVVNNYFGFVYNKKQLAQAPTTWDELLDGKYKNKLQYSTPGVAGDGTAVLIKAMHDFGGKDAALAYLKKLQSNNVGPSASTGKLAPKVDKGELLVANGDVQMNYAQSKTMPNLGIWFPAKQGGRPTTFALPYAAGLVTKAPHSANGRKLLDYLLSRTAQQQVSSVGGGFSARQDVKATDANATALTKLMTGVEIFQPDWADIDKNLTSYVEDWQSATGS, encoded by the coding sequence ATGCCCAGAAACGCAGTCAAGATCGCCGTAGCCGTATCGCTCTGCGCCACCCCGCTGCTCACCGCGTGCGGTGGCACCTCCGCCGCCTCCGACGCCAAGGTCGTCACCGTCTACAGCGCCGACGGGCTCAAGGGAGAGAACGGCGACGGCTGGTACGACCAGGTCTTCAAGGACTTCGAGAAGCAGACCGGCATCAAGGTCGAGTACGTCGAGGGCGGCTCCGGCGAGATGGTGCAGCGCGCCGTCCGCGAGAAGAGCAACCCGCAGGCCGACGTTCTCGTGACCCTGCCGCCGTTCATCCAACAGGCCGACAGCAAGGGGCTGTTGCAGAAGTACACCCCGGCCGGCGCCGACCAGGTGAGCGGCGCCGACAAGGCCGGCGACGGCACCTGGACCTCCGTCGTCAACAACTACTTCGGGTTCGTCTACAACAAGAAGCAGCTCGCCCAAGCGCCCACCACCTGGGACGAGTTGCTCGACGGTAAGTACAAGAACAAGCTCCAGTACTCCACGCCCGGAGTCGCCGGTGACGGAACCGCCGTACTGATCAAGGCGATGCACGACTTCGGCGGCAAGGACGCGGCCCTCGCCTATCTGAAGAAGCTGCAGTCCAACAACGTGGGCCCCTCCGCCTCCACCGGCAAGCTCGCGCCCAAGGTCGACAAGGGTGAACTCCTCGTCGCCAACGGCGATGTGCAGATGAACTACGCCCAGTCCAAGACCATGCCGAACCTCGGCATCTGGTTCCCGGCGAAGCAGGGCGGCAGGCCCACCACCTTCGCCCTCCCGTACGCGGCCGGTCTCGTCACCAAGGCCCCGCACAGCGCCAACGGCAGGAAGCTCCTCGACTACCTGCTCAGCCGCACCGCCCAGCAGCAGGTCAGCTCGGTCGGCGGTGGCTTCAGCGCCCGCCAGGACGTCAAGGCCACCGACGCCAACGCCACCGCCCTCACCAAGCTCATGACCGGCGTCGAGATCTTCCAGCCGGACTGGGCGGACATCGACAAGAACCTGACGTCGTACGTCGAGGACTGGCAGTCAGCGACCGGCAGTTGA